From one Gossypium hirsutum isolate 1008001.06 chromosome D08, Gossypium_hirsutum_v2.1, whole genome shotgun sequence genomic stretch:
- the LOC107900956 gene encoding probable serine/threonine-protein kinase WNK10 has translation MDSGLGLEMPANNGMHYTSEVEPGFVERDPTGRYIRFDEVLGKGAFKTVYRAFDEVEGIEVAWNQVRIDDVLRTPEDLEKLYSEVHLLRSLKNENIIKLHNSWVDDKKKTVNMITELFTSGSLRIYRKKHKHVDTKAIKNWARQILRGLVYLHSHVPPIIHRDLKCDNIFINGNNGEIKIGDLGLAIVMQQPTARSVIGTPEFMAPELYEEEYNELIDVYSFGMCMLEMVTFEYPYNECKNPAQIYKKVISGVKPASLSKVADPQIKEFIEKCLVRASERLSAKELLEDPFLKVENPKEPNRLPLLRPNPISKAVSLPLSGPSSMDIDTDYKQLSISTCTGSNSESPHYPVLELQRMHNNSIFRLKGKKDDDNSVSLTFRIADTCGRVRNIDFNFYLDSDTAHSVAAEMIEQLELTDHDVDFIAEFIDCLITKLLPGWKPSFYLSSGTASPCAEFSASANCKTLTPCPWDSFLTSDSALGVATESVSALSTSLRECVIQAPDSSDNEYLSFLEDQESQASVVSEILVEETSTKNAKPSEDADLNINRTCKDLGGYISEDFQFQDTYDDEFNSSRNERSTEEYIPINEFMKASGLSFSNLSRESTFMGLPSSCSSLSIANKDLDVELKLELDAVEAQYRHWFQELSRMRDEELEATKKRWMAKKKLVVQ, from the exons ATGGATTCTGGGTTAGGTTTGGAAATGCCAGCCAATAATGGAATGCATTATACTTCTGAAGTAGAACCAGGTTTCGTAGAAAGAGACCCAACGGGTCGTTACATTCGG TTTGATGAAGTGTTGGGCAAGGGTGCATTTAAGACAGT TTATAGGGCCTTCGATGAAGTTGAAGGAATAGAAGTCGCTTGGAACCAAGTAAGGATCGACGATGTATTGCGGACACCGGAAGATTTGGAAAAACTGTACTCCGAAGTTCATCTCTTGAGATCGTTGAAGAATGAAAACATCATCAAGTTGCACAATTCATGGGTGGATGACAAGAAGAAAACTGTTAACATGATTACTGAACTATTCACATCCGGGAGTCTCAGGAT ATATCGGAAGAAGCATAAACACGTTGATACAAAGGCGATAAAGAATTGGGCGAGGCAGATTCTTCGGGGCCTAGTGTATCTTCACAGTCATGTCCCCCCTATTATTCATCGGGATTTAAAGTGTGACAACATTTTTATTAATGGGAACAATGGAGAAATCAAAATTGGCGACCTCGGGTTGGCGATCGTCATGCAGCAGCCAACTGCTCGGAGTGTTATCG GTACCCCTGAATTTATGGCTCCAGAGCTCTATGAAGAGGAATATAATGAACTGATAGATGTATACTCTTTTGGAATGTGTATGTTAGAGATGGTTACTTTCGAGTATCCATATAATGAATGCAAAAATCCAGCACAGATCTATAAGAAAGTTATCTCT GGTGTTAAACCAGCTTCCTTGAGTAAGGTGGCCGATCCACAAATAAAGGAATTCATTGAGAAATGTCTGGTTCGAGCATCTGAGAGATTGTCTGCTAAGGAGCTTTTGGAGGATCCGTTTCTTAAAGTAGAGAATCCAAAAGAACCAAACCGACTTCCCCTGCTACGACCGAACCCAATTTCTAAAGCAGTAAGCCTACCTCTGTCAGGGCCTTCGTCCATGGACATAGATACCGACTATAAGCAGCTTTCCATAAGTACATGTACTGGAAGCAATAGTGAGAGTCCTCATTATCCGGTTTTGGAGTTGCAGAGGATGCACAATAACAGCATATTCAGGTTGAAAGGGAAAAAGGATGATGATAACTCGGTTTCATTGACCTTCCGCATTGCTGATACTTGTG GTCGAGTCAGGAACATAGATTTTAACTTTTACCTTGATAGTGATACTGCACACTCGGTTGCAGCTGAGATGATTGAACAACTAGAGTTAACAGACCATGATGTTGACTTCATAGCTGAGTTTATTGATTGCTTGATAACGAAGCTTCTACCTGGTTGGAAGCCCTCGTTTTATCTCTCGAGTGGAACTGCAAGTCCATGTGCTGAGTTTTCAGCTTCTGCAAACTGCAAAACCTTAACGCCCTGCCCATGGGATTCGTTTCTAACTAGTGATTCAGCTCTGGGAGTAGCCACAGAAAGTGTATCTGCTCTAAGTACAAGCCTCAGAGAATGTGTCATACAAGCCCCAGATTCCTCTGATAACGAGTATCTCTCATTTTTGGAAGATCAAGAGTCACAAGCATCTGTTGTTTCAGAGATACTGGTTGAGGAGACTTCCACTAAGAATGCTAAACCATCTGAGGATGCCGACTTGAATATAAATAGAACCTGTAAAGATTTAGGTGGATATATATCTGAAGACTTTCAGTTTCAGGATACTTATGATGATGAGTTCAACTCAAGTAGAAACGAAAGAAGTACTGAAGAGTACATACCCATTAATGAATTCATGAAGGCTTCAGGACTCTCTTTCTCCAATTTAAGCAGAGAATCAACTTTTATGGGCTTGCCAAGTAGTTGCTCATCGCTGTCTATAGCGAACAAGGATCTAGATGTTGAACTAAAGCTGGAGCTTGATGCAGTCGAGGCACAATACCGACATTGGTTTCAAGAGCTTTCCAGGATGAGAGATGAAGAATTGGAGGCTACCAAAAAGAGATGGATGGCAAAGAAAAAGTTGGTTGTACAGTGA
- the LOC107900957 gene encoding DNA-directed RNA polymerase III subunit RPC10: MEFCPTCGNMLQYELPHMGRPSRFFCPTCPYVCHLENKVKIKRRQHLVKKEIEPVFNKEDMKMGGSETDATCPSCSHGKALFSQVQIRSADEPATTFYQCLKCEKMWRED; encoded by the exons ATGGAGTTTTGCCCAACTTGTGGGAACATGTTGCAGTATGAGTTGCCGCATATGGGTCGGCCTTCGAGGTTCTTTTGCCCGACTTGTCCTTACGTTTGTCACCTTGAAAacaag GTTAAAATAAAGAGAAGGCAGCATCTTgttaaaaaagaaatagaaccCGTTTTCAACAAAGAAGATATGAAAATGGGCGGGTCTGAGACTGatg CAACATGCCCTTCTTGTAGCCATGGCAAGGCTCTTTTCTCACAGGTGCAGATCCGGTCAGCTGATGAGCCGGCTACGACATTCTATCAGTGCTTGAAATGCGAAAAGATGTGGCGTGAGGATTGA